In a single window of the Paenibacillus sp. MMS20-IR301 genome:
- a CDS encoding EAL domain-containing protein, protein MSLAYVFSLVFFVAFAVYFILGIYILSLNTNSKLNRLFFVACLALAVWAFCFSIANSAQDYETALLWRRWTSLGWGTVYSLLLHACLLLTERHRILRTKWIYVLIYLPAAINVWAFGYSDLAREQYKLVHTAAGWVNVSANSWSDVCFNIYYVAVTVVGLLLLWNWGRNSKDKVKTTQAYLFLSSYGTAMVLGTVTDKILNTYPSLQTPQMAPVFVLIPTTAILYAIKRYGLMGPGKSEKAAPGKILSESNMERFITIMSFTYILGGMLNFAAQYFFVQQAPGLHSLLLTSLFFMAIGILLTMIKFIPVQADIKEFIFMSVMLVSLLLLAVNFIDSAGITVWAAPIIVVMLSVVFNRRLMISWIGTAILLTQIYIWVRVPEAAVRIDGSDYLARIGIMIIVLWLAYCVNRVYIQRLEENEGQIRFQQMVSRISGAFVKVTESDLDDTINELLALCGEHFQVDRTFFMRITEDPQIYEWCNEGVLSAADIIPKVNGDELPWWMDEIMHTDLVTLTDVDIMVPEACTEKDTLNSLAMKQLISITVRNKDAILGVLFFTSAKAAGHLGANQQELLRILANLLSDALVKVEAEREISYLAYYDALTGLPNHTLFKQQLEQTIGLIRGTGKQMGVLFIDLDAFKIVNDTIGHLGGDEMLKQVTSRISACLGEGDMVSRFGGDEFLIKLTGIEQAEDISKVAEDILLSVARPIIVKGQEFFITASAGIAVYPEDGDRTDELIRNADLAMYAAKEKGKNQYAVCSPAMKEEMLTTTQLTNSLYRAVERNELELYYQPQVSVLTKEIVGLEALVRWKHPELGMISPATFIPLAEQTGLIIPIGQWVLETACRQMKEWQALGLPQVRMAVNLSVMQFQDRNLLTMIGRTLRDTELEPEYLELEITESSTAADGEDYIVHVLHDLKELGVSISIDDFGSGYSSLSRLKTLPVDRIKIDMQFVRGISAGNDDEAIAKTIIQLAKNLKLHVIAEGVETEAQFDFFDQYKCDEIQGYYFYKPMPAPEIETALLSASA, encoded by the coding sequence ATGTCATTAGCCTATGTTTTTTCTTTAGTATTTTTTGTTGCGTTTGCCGTTTATTTTATTCTGGGAATCTATATTCTGTCGCTTAATACAAACAGCAAGCTGAACCGGCTCTTTTTTGTAGCCTGCTTGGCCCTTGCCGTATGGGCTTTTTGCTTCTCGATTGCTAATTCCGCTCAGGATTATGAGACGGCTTTGCTGTGGCGCAGATGGACTTCCCTGGGTTGGGGAACGGTGTATAGCCTGCTGCTGCATGCCTGTCTTCTTTTGACAGAGAGACATAGAATTCTGCGGACGAAGTGGATTTATGTGCTGATCTACCTTCCGGCGGCAATCAATGTCTGGGCCTTTGGTTACAGTGATCTGGCAAGGGAACAGTACAAGCTCGTTCATACTGCTGCGGGCTGGGTCAATGTCTCGGCGAACAGCTGGAGCGATGTCTGCTTCAATATTTATTATGTGGCCGTTACCGTTGTGGGATTGCTCCTGCTCTGGAATTGGGGGAGGAATTCGAAAGACAAGGTAAAGACAACACAGGCCTACCTCTTCCTGTCCTCCTATGGTACCGCCATGGTCTTAGGCACTGTAACGGATAAGATCCTCAATACATATCCCTCCTTACAGACTCCGCAAATGGCACCGGTCTTTGTTCTTATCCCTACAACGGCTATTCTCTATGCGATTAAGCGGTATGGACTAATGGGTCCGGGAAAAAGCGAGAAGGCTGCGCCGGGGAAAATCCTGAGTGAAAGCAACATGGAAAGATTCATTACCATCATGTCCTTCACCTATATCCTTGGAGGTATGCTGAATTTCGCAGCACAGTATTTCTTCGTTCAGCAAGCCCCCGGGCTCCATTCTCTTTTATTAACCAGCCTTTTCTTCATGGCTATAGGCATACTGCTTACGATGATCAAGTTCATACCGGTACAAGCAGATATTAAAGAATTCATCTTCATGTCCGTTATGCTGGTATCCCTCCTGCTGCTCGCGGTTAACTTTATAGATTCTGCAGGGATTACTGTGTGGGCGGCGCCGATTATTGTTGTGATGCTGTCCGTTGTATTCAACAGAAGGCTGATGATCTCGTGGATCGGCACCGCTATTCTGCTTACGCAAATCTATATTTGGGTGAGAGTGCCTGAAGCCGCTGTCCGGATTGACGGTTCGGATTACCTGGCCCGGATTGGCATTATGATTATCGTTCTGTGGCTGGCCTACTGCGTCAACCGGGTATATATTCAGCGTCTGGAAGAGAATGAAGGCCAAATCAGGTTTCAGCAGATGGTCTCCCGGATTTCCGGCGCATTTGTTAAGGTGACTGAATCAGATCTCGATGACACGATCAATGAGCTGTTAGCGCTGTGCGGGGAGCATTTCCAGGTGGACCGGACTTTTTTCATGAGAATCACGGAAGATCCGCAAATCTATGAATGGTGCAATGAAGGCGTGCTGTCCGCGGCTGATATCATTCCCAAGGTGAACGGCGATGAGCTGCCATGGTGGATGGACGAGATTATGCATACGGACCTGGTAACCCTAACGGACGTGGACATCATGGTGCCGGAAGCCTGCACTGAAAAAGATACATTGAACTCCCTCGCGATGAAGCAGCTGATCTCCATTACAGTAAGGAATAAAGACGCGATTCTGGGTGTACTGTTCTTTACCTCAGCCAAGGCGGCCGGCCATCTCGGGGCTAATCAACAGGAGCTGCTGAGAATTCTGGCCAATCTGTTGTCAGATGCACTGGTCAAAGTGGAAGCCGAACGGGAAATCAGCTATCTGGCGTATTATGATGCTCTGACGGGGCTACCGAACCATACCTTGTTCAAGCAGCAGCTGGAGCAGACGATCGGACTCATCAGAGGCACCGGCAAGCAGATGGGCGTACTGTTCATTGATCTGGATGCTTTCAAAATCGTGAATGATACCATCGGCCACCTTGGCGGAGATGAGATGCTTAAACAGGTAACAAGCAGAATATCCGCCTGTTTAGGTGAGGGGGATATGGTCTCGCGTTTCGGCGGGGATGAATTCCTGATTAAGCTGACCGGGATTGAGCAGGCGGAAGATATCAGCAAGGTTGCTGAAGACATCCTGCTGTCGGTTGCCCGGCCCATAATTGTCAAAGGCCAGGAATTCTTCATTACAGCCAGTGCGGGAATTGCAGTCTATCCTGAGGATGGTGACCGTACAGACGAGCTGATCAGGAATGCGGATCTCGCGATGTATGCGGCCAAGGAAAAAGGGAAGAATCAGTACGCCGTATGCTCCCCGGCCATGAAGGAAGAGATGCTGACCACTACGCAGCTGACAAACAGTCTGTACAGGGCGGTGGAAAGAAATGAACTAGAGCTGTACTACCAGCCGCAGGTAAGTGTGCTGACCAAGGAGATTGTGGGGCTTGAAGCCCTGGTCCGCTGGAAACATCCGGAGCTTGGGATGATCTCCCCGGCGACCTTCATTCCCTTGGCAGAGCAGACCGGGCTGATTATCCCGATAGGCCAGTGGGTGCTGGAGACGGCATGCCGGCAGATGAAGGAGTGGCAGGCGCTGGGGCTGCCGCAAGTGCGGATGGCAGTGAACCTGTCTGTTATGCAGTTCCAGGACCGGAACCTGCTTACTATGATTGGCAGAACCCTAAGGGATACGGAGCTGGAACCGGAATATCTGGAGCTCGAGATTACCGAGAGCAGTACTGCAGCTGATGGAGAGGACTATATTGTTCATGTGCTGCATGATCTGAAGGAGCTGGGCGTCAGCATCTCCATTGATGATTTCGGCTCCGGGTACTCTTCCTTAAGCAGATTGAAGACATTGCCTGTCGACCGGATCAAGATAGATATGCAGTTTGTGCGCGGCATTTCAGCAGGCAACGACGATGAGGCGATAGCCAAGACCATTATTCAGCTGGCCAAAAACCTGAAGCTGCATGTGATTGCCGAAGGGGTGGAGACGGAGGCACAGTTTGACTTTTTCGACCAGTATAAGTGCGATGAGATCCAGGGTTATTATTTCTATAAGCCTATGCCTGCCCCTGAGATCGAGACCGCCTTGTTGAGTGCGTCAGCTTAA
- a CDS encoding cobalamin-independent methionine synthase II family protein encodes MCNRFQIVGSLLRPADLLEYKGQIEHRDDIQYPFYQNFEGYEQCEAEAIQAVVQKASENGLSILTDGEYSKSMWHLDFVWGFQGIERYIADHGYFFRDIDGASQYETRKDIGLRITGELGGKNHHFIHAYKQLQAAAGDRETKLCVPSPSHIFGELSWSDNIGDAKVYKNLQELKAGLIKAYKDFVEEFAAAGGRILQFDDCLWELFADDNPNSPFTGEKINQAEVQGLATEFIDINNTVIDYGHSLGLLMWTHNCRGNYDSRNMGGGSYAKIANLFLKQLKYDRFFLEWDDERAGSLDALAVFKDKPETEIVLGLLSSKTSTLDDEARVIRMLDEASKIIDKDRLLLSHQCGFASCDGGNELTEDEQWAKIRQGQEIAREYWAN; translated from the coding sequence ATGTGCAACAGATTTCAAATCGTAGGCAGCCTGCTGCGTCCGGCGGATCTATTAGAATATAAAGGGCAGATCGAGCACCGGGATGATATTCAGTATCCGTTCTACCAGAACTTCGAGGGGTACGAGCAGTGCGAGGCTGAGGCCATTCAAGCTGTAGTCCAAAAAGCAAGTGAGAACGGCTTGTCCATTCTTACGGATGGCGAATATTCCAAATCCATGTGGCATCTGGACTTCGTCTGGGGCTTCCAGGGGATTGAGCGCTATATTGCGGACCACGGCTATTTCTTCAGAGATATTGATGGAGCTTCCCAGTATGAGACCCGTAAAGATATCGGGCTGCGGATTACAGGTGAACTTGGCGGGAAGAATCATCATTTCATTCATGCTTACAAGCAGCTTCAGGCTGCGGCCGGCGACCGTGAAACGAAGCTCTGCGTACCTTCGCCATCCCATATCTTTGGGGAGCTGTCCTGGTCGGATAACATTGGCGATGCCAAAGTGTATAAGAACCTGCAGGAGCTCAAAGCGGGTCTGATTAAGGCTTACAAGGATTTCGTGGAGGAATTCGCTGCGGCCGGCGGGCGTATCCTGCAATTCGACGACTGCCTATGGGAGCTGTTCGCTGATGATAACCCGAACTCTCCATTTACCGGCGAGAAAATCAATCAAGCGGAAGTGCAGGGTCTCGCTACAGAATTTATCGACATTAACAATACCGTAATTGATTATGGCCATAGCCTGGGACTCCTGATGTGGACGCATAACTGCCGCGGCAACTATGATTCCCGTAATATGGGCGGCGGCTCCTATGCCAAGATTGCGAATCTGTTCCTGAAGCAGCTGAAATACGACCGCTTCTTCCTCGAATGGGACGATGAGCGTGCAGGCTCACTCGATGCGCTGGCGGTGTTCAAGGATAAGCCAGAAACGGAGATTGTACTTGGACTGCTGTCTTCCAAGACCAGCACGCTTGACGATGAGGCCCGTGTAATCAGAATGCTCGACGAAGCCTCGAAGATTATTGACAAAGACAGATTGCTGTTGTCTCATCAGTGCGGCTTCGCTTCCTGCGACGGCGGTAATGAATTGACGGAAGATGAGCAATGGGCGAAGATCCGGCAAGGGCAAGAGATTGCCCGGGAATATTGGGCTAATTAA
- a CDS encoding copper amine oxidase N-terminal domain-containing protein, with translation MLIDVPVGEDVGQYPAEAVEVLKAAIEAAKAVLEHPATQTQIDAAKATLEAAITAFETKVNTAGNSEEANAAVTEAAALLNSIVVGEGVGQYPLAAKTALEAAIAAAEEVFSKPSTQAEIDAAKAVLDAAITAFKAAVIKAGNSEAVQTLITAVTTLLNTSTEGNGVGQYPAGSKAALQAAVTAAENVIRTAATQAEIDQANKQLTAAYDTFRASVITTAPAEPYTPSVTTPPVTTAPATTPPVVQPSTKITDGLNTVETGQGTVKADTTEVQGIMKAAKPVILESALAIIDFGKNGLNVAELKQGLGSSLELGVLITEKSKSDEVLAGSKLEQAGLQPLGGKVLDLVAQLNYSNGTSTRIKSFAEPVKVTIKLKELGLTGDTTNLTAVRFVPQADGTYKTIKLGGVYIPETNSFEFYTDSFSLYSIVKADSVTKITFKIDSKAYAIGALAKQTDVPPVIQEQRTLVPIRAVAEALGAEVKWDHATKTATILLDGKVLTMTLGKLIDGMDVPAQAIDGRIMVPLRYVSETLGAYVMWFPQDKRIEIIR, from the coding sequence TTGCTGATCGATGTACCTGTAGGTGAAGACGTAGGCCAATATCCTGCAGAAGCTGTTGAAGTATTGAAAGCAGCAATCGAAGCAGCGAAGGCAGTGCTGGAGCATCCGGCTACGCAAACGCAGATTGATGCAGCCAAAGCCACACTCGAAGCAGCAATCACTGCATTTGAAACTAAGGTTAATACAGCAGGCAATAGCGAAGAAGCGAATGCAGCTGTGACCGAAGCGGCAGCATTGCTTAACAGCATCGTTGTAGGTGAAGGAGTAGGGCAGTATCCACTGGCAGCTAAGACAGCTCTGGAAGCAGCAATTGCTGCAGCCGAAGAAGTGTTCAGCAAGCCATCGACACAAGCAGAAATCGATGCAGCGAAAGCAGTCTTGGATGCAGCAATCACTGCATTTAAAGCAGCAGTCATTAAAGCCGGAAATAGCGAAGCGGTGCAAACTCTGATTACGGCAGTGACAACCCTGTTGAATACCAGTACAGAGGGGAACGGCGTAGGCCAATATCCGGCGGGTTCAAAAGCAGCTTTGCAAGCTGCGGTAACAGCAGCAGAGAATGTTATCCGTACTGCAGCAACGCAAGCTGAGATTGACCAAGCCAATAAACAGTTAACCGCAGCTTACGATACCTTCCGGGCATCCGTTATAACGACTGCACCGGCCGAACCGTATACACCGTCGGTAACTACACCTCCGGTAACTACAGCACCGGCAACAACACCGCCTGTGGTGCAGCCGTCTACCAAAATTACAGACGGGCTGAACACCGTTGAAACTGGACAAGGCACAGTAAAAGCTGACACTACAGAAGTTCAAGGGATCATGAAGGCTGCCAAGCCGGTTATTCTTGAATCAGCACTGGCAATTATTGATTTCGGTAAGAATGGCTTGAACGTAGCAGAGCTCAAGCAGGGACTCGGTTCTTCCCTGGAGCTAGGAGTTCTGATCACAGAGAAGTCCAAATCGGATGAGGTACTGGCCGGATCGAAGCTGGAGCAGGCAGGCTTGCAGCCGCTCGGCGGTAAGGTTCTGGATCTGGTTGCCCAGCTGAATTACTCCAACGGCACCAGCACGAGAATCAAGAGCTTCGCGGAGCCGGTCAAAGTTACGATTAAGTTGAAGGAGTTAGGATTGACCGGGGATACAACGAATCTGACCGCGGTTCGCTTCGTACCACAGGCAGACGGCACGTACAAGACAATTAAGCTTGGCGGTGTCTATATCCCGGAAACGAATAGCTTTGAGTTCTATACCGACAGCTTCAGCTTGTACAGCATCGTTAAGGCCGATTCGGTTACCAAGATCACGTTCAAGATTGACAGCAAGGCGTATGCAATCGGAGCACTCGCTAAGCAAACCGATGTACCGCCGGTGATTCAGGAGCAGAGAACTCTGGTGCCTATCCGGGCCGTAGCGGAAGCATTAGGCGCTGAGGTCAAATGGGATCATGCCACCAAGACAGCTACCATCCTGCTTGACGGTAAAGTACTGACTATGACTTTAGGAAAATTAATTGATGGAATGGACGTCCCGGCGCAAGCGATTGACGGCAGAATCATGGTGCCGCTGCGCTACGTCTCGGAGACCTTGGGAGCTTATGTCATGTGGTTCCCGCAAGACAAACGGATTGAGATTATCCGCTAA
- a CDS encoding NADAR family protein has protein sequence MNGEKDVRKIIEAERKELLTRNPEERIIRFYETDKPYGCFSNFAKYPIVLKGKEWATTEHYFQAQKFAGTAHEEELRLARTPMEVARMGRERSRPLRQDWEACKDDVMREALLAKVEQHPVIKSILLSTGDCTLVEHTANDSYWGDGGNGEGGNMLGKLLMEIRNGLDE, from the coding sequence ATGAACGGCGAAAAAGATGTGCGTAAAATAATCGAAGCTGAGAGAAAAGAGCTTTTAACCCGTAATCCCGAAGAACGCATTATACGCTTCTATGAAACAGATAAGCCTTACGGCTGCTTCTCCAATTTCGCTAAGTATCCCATAGTGTTAAAAGGCAAGGAGTGGGCAACCACGGAGCATTATTTTCAGGCGCAAAAGTTCGCAGGTACGGCGCATGAGGAAGAGCTCCGGCTCGCCCGCACGCCTATGGAGGTAGCCAGAATGGGCCGGGAACGGAGCAGGCCGCTGCGTCAGGACTGGGAAGCGTGTAAGGATGATGTGATGCGGGAAGCATTGCTGGCCAAAGTGGAACAGCATCCCGTGATTAAGTCGATCCTGCTGTCGACAGGCGATTGTACCCTGGTTGAACATACAGCCAATGATTCCTATTGGGGAGATGGCGGCAACGGCGAAGGCGGTAACATGCTGGGCAAGCTGCTAATGGAAATAAGAAACGGGCTGGATGAATAG